One genomic segment of Aquipluma nitroreducens includes these proteins:
- a CDS encoding HesA/MoeB/ThiF family protein, translating to MRKLSKEDLSRFTRHFSLPEIGNEGQEKLKNARVLVIGAGGLGSPLLIYLGAAGVGTIGIVDDDIVSLSNLQRQVLYTTAEVGLKKVKIAAQKLQALYPELEIQTYDFRLNPENAEKLFQEYDIVADCTDNYKTRTLIGQVSAKLKMPLAFASVLNYEGQITVFNYQGGPTLEDLYPNVPKDGIYKENEIGLLGVLPGITGTLQANEIIKIITGYGEVISGKLLVFNIQENRFNLFRF from the coding sequence ATGAGAAAGCTGAGTAAGGAAGATTTATCGAGATTTACCCGACATTTTTCACTTCCTGAAATTGGGAATGAAGGTCAGGAGAAACTAAAAAATGCAAGGGTTTTGGTAATTGGTGCCGGAGGTTTGGGAAGTCCGTTGCTGATTTACCTGGGAGCTGCAGGAGTGGGTACAATTGGCATTGTTGACGATGATATTGTAAGTCTGTCAAATTTGCAACGACAAGTTTTATACACAACTGCCGAAGTGGGGCTCAAAAAAGTAAAAATTGCAGCTCAAAAATTGCAGGCACTTTATCCTGAACTTGAAATTCAAACCTACGATTTTAGACTCAACCCCGAAAATGCCGAAAAACTTTTTCAGGAATACGATATAGTGGCCGACTGCACCGATAATTACAAAACCAGGACACTGATCGGACAGGTTTCGGCGAAATTAAAAATGCCGCTGGCTTTTGCCTCAGTCCTGAATTACGAAGGGCAAATCACCGTTTTTAATTATCAGGGCGGACCGACTTTGGAAGATTTATATCCCAATGTTCCCAAAGATGGAATTTATAAAGAAAATGAAATTGGGTTGTTGGGTGTTTTGCCTGGGATTACCGGAACACTTCAGGCCAATGAAATCATCAAAATCATTACCGGATATGGTGAAGTAATCAGTGGCAAATTACTGGTTTTCAACATTCAGGAAAACAGGTTTAATCTTTTCAGGTTTTAA
- a CDS encoding nucleotidyltransferase family protein, whose translation MAEIPVLLLAAGGSSRMGQPKQLLPWGNQTLIEHQIEILQDTGNPINVVIGSNSDLVIPVIEKYPVNIFINTDWESGMGSSISFGIGQIIQKFPAADGVLITLLDQPLLTTSYFEKMFDAYQPNSKQILVSRSASGWTGVPVLFDQCFLKELTELSNDKGAKKVIKRHEENVIRLESDDILEDMDTFQSYQQLLEKYLTKL comes from the coding sequence ATGGCTGAAATTCCGGTTTTACTTTTGGCAGCTGGTGGTTCAAGCCGAATGGGACAACCCAAACAGTTGTTACCCTGGGGGAACCAAACCCTGATCGAGCATCAAATTGAGATTTTGCAGGATACAGGCAATCCGATTAATGTCGTTATCGGTTCAAATTCGGATCTTGTCATTCCCGTTATTGAGAAATATCCGGTAAACATCTTTATTAATACGGATTGGGAAAGTGGAATGGGTAGCTCCATTTCGTTTGGAATCGGTCAGATAATCCAGAAATTTCCGGCGGCAGATGGAGTTTTGATCACTTTGCTGGATCAACCCTTGCTTACGACTTCCTACTTTGAAAAAATGTTTGACGCCTATCAACCCAATTCTAAACAAATCCTGGTCTCACGCTCCGCTTCAGGATGGACAGGCGTTCCCGTACTTTTTGATCAATGCTTTTTGAAGGAACTTACCGAATTGAGCAATGACAAAGGCGCTAAAAAAGTTATTAAACGCCACGAAGAAAATGTAATCCGATTGGAATCTGACGACATATTGGAGGACATGGATACCTTTCAATCCTACCAACAATTATTGGAAAAATATTTGACTAAACTCTAG
- a CDS encoding GTP 3',8-cyclase MoaA, whose translation MIKIEDNRGRRFEKLRISLLNECNFSCVYCVSEDFGNISVKTIQEQTADQPLAPDEFIKLIEAVHRLTGLKSVRLTGGEPLLHSNLFYLINHIQKIGISDIRLTTNGYLLKERASKLFDAGVKSINISVDAIDQDIFGEISRHPNTARVFQGIEAAVKAGMNVKLNAVIMRGKNDSQIIPLLDYAAGLGVKIRFLELMKMGHLYHSENGLFFSEKEMLAVIQEKYTIEPVKREYAETSNYWRTSGGGTFGIIANESTPFCHDCNRLRMDSNGIFYGCLSNAHGEKLSPYIHDDVLLTEKLRGLLRLKQPVKFHGSELSMRNIGG comes from the coding sequence ATGATAAAGATTGAAGACAATCGGGGAAGGCGGTTCGAAAAACTCAGGATAAGTTTATTGAATGAGTGTAACTTTTCATGCGTGTATTGTGTCAGCGAGGATTTCGGTAACATATCAGTAAAGACAATCCAAGAGCAAACTGCAGACCAACCTCTCGCTCCAGATGAATTTATTAAACTGATTGAGGCGGTGCATCGCTTGACCGGGTTAAAAAGCGTTAGGTTGACCGGTGGTGAACCGCTATTGCATAGTAATCTTTTTTATTTGATTAATCACATTCAAAAAATCGGAATTTCTGATATTCGGCTCACTACCAATGGATATTTACTGAAAGAAAGAGCGTCAAAACTTTTTGATGCAGGTGTGAAGTCAATCAACATTTCGGTCGATGCAATCGATCAGGATATCTTCGGTGAAATTTCTCGTCATCCCAATACCGCAAGGGTTTTTCAGGGAATTGAAGCTGCCGTAAAAGCAGGAATGAATGTAAAATTAAATGCAGTGATCATGCGGGGAAAGAACGATTCTCAGATTATACCATTGCTCGATTACGCTGCTGGGTTGGGCGTTAAAATCCGTTTTCTGGAATTGATGAAAATGGGACATTTGTACCATTCGGAGAACGGGCTGTTTTTTTCGGAAAAGGAAATGCTGGCCGTCATTCAGGAAAAGTATACGATTGAACCGGTGAAAAGAGAATACGCTGAAACATCAAATTACTGGCGGACTTCGGGTGGCGGAACATTCGGGATTATTGCCAACGAATCGACTCCGTTTTGCCACGATTGTAACCGGCTGCGAATGGATAGCAACGGTATTTTCTACGGATGTTTGAGCAATGCGCACGGCGAAAAACTTTCACCTTATATTCATGACGATGTTCTGCTGACTGAAAAGCTGAGAGGATTGCTGCGCCTGAAACAGCCAGTCAAATTTCATGGAAGTGAATTGTCAATGAGAAATATTGGAGGATAA
- a CDS encoding XdhC family protein: protein MTHEIKLLFQTLKTWQQQGKKAVFVTVVDLEGSSYRRPGVRMVFNEDGDSTGAVSGGCVETEIERQAQSVFKSGKAKLMTYDGRLRIGCEGILHILIEPVFLSEELLKNFETALKHRQNFRIDAYYYPEVGEHKNAGTVVILNGKTYSLNPFFESVQIDDQECFSQKFNPLFQLYIFGAEHDAVQLCQAAKLLGWEVTIVASADESKSCDYFPGADALISPFFENIDTSDVDEQTAVVIMTHSYNKDVQYLMALKEIRPAYLGIVGSINRRERLLSTLLDYFPDISPEFLEQIHSPAGINIGAETASEIAVSILAEILAVIRNKKPEALRNKVGSIHG, encoded by the coding sequence ATGACACACGAAATAAAATTGCTGTTTCAAACATTAAAGACCTGGCAGCAACAGGGGAAAAAAGCTGTTTTTGTTACCGTGGTCGATTTGGAAGGTTCTTCCTACCGGCGTCCCGGTGTTCGCATGGTATTTAATGAAGATGGCGATTCTACAGGTGCAGTTAGTGGAGGCTGCGTTGAAACGGAAATAGAACGACAGGCTCAAAGTGTATTTAAAAGTGGGAAAGCAAAATTAATGACCTACGACGGTCGCTTGCGGATCGGCTGCGAAGGGATTCTTCATATTTTAATCGAACCAGTTTTTCTTTCTGAAGAACTTTTGAAAAACTTTGAAACGGCATTAAAACACCGGCAAAATTTCAGGATTGATGCTTATTACTATCCTGAAGTAGGCGAACATAAAAATGCAGGAACAGTCGTAATCTTGAATGGTAAAACATATTCCTTAAATCCATTTTTTGAATCAGTGCAGATTGATGATCAGGAATGCTTTTCTCAAAAATTCAACCCCCTGTTTCAATTGTATATTTTTGGAGCTGAACACGATGCTGTTCAATTGTGTCAGGCAGCCAAATTACTGGGCTGGGAAGTGACAATTGTGGCTTCGGCAGATGAATCAAAATCCTGTGATTATTTCCCGGGTGCTGATGCTTTAATCTCTCCATTTTTCGAAAACATCGACACCTCGGATGTGGATGAGCAAACGGCAGTGGTTATTATGACACACAGTTATAATAAAGATGTGCAATATCTGATGGCGCTGAAAGAGATCAGACCTGCTTACCTCGGTATTGTCGGTTCAATAAACCGGAGGGAACGATTGTTATCAACTTTACTCGACTATTTTCCGGATATTTCACCCGAATTTCTGGAACAGATTCACAGCCCGGCAGGAATCAACATTGGCGCAGAAACTGCTTCAGAGATTGCCGTTTCCATTCTGGCCGAAATCTTAGCTGTAATTCGGAATAAAAAGCCCGAAGCATTACGAAATAAAGTAGGTTCAATCCATGGCTGA
- a CDS encoding IS1634 family transposase: MYSVRKVKTKSGSVAVQVVRYVGHRSIVGKHIGSAKDQIEEAVLRQRALEWIDEQTAQLSLFPAQKQKLLVVDRGECIGVTHHFAFRFFMGCFDECGLSHLPRLLLDLAIMRLIEPASKLRSVELLGYYFGIKYSQRIYRNIPKLSAYKADIEQCAYRVAQQKFNEPFYFVLYDVTTLYFESFKADEFKIQGFSKDNKSQQPQIVIGLLVTQTGFPLSYQVFAGNTFEGKTMLPVVETFTSAHPQTRPIIVADAAMLDEERLAELREKKLSYIVGARLANAELGLVKQIHATLNGKHGAIARFPSRYGYLVCDFSLKRYKKELNELNKLVQKAEELVAKQSLKVKAQFVRKVTKEKIELNTTLIEKRRLLLGIKGYCTNLPEQQLSNQMVIDRYHQLWHIEQSFRMSKFDLQTRPIYHQKQEAIKAHVLICFVALIAEKYLEIITKLSLREIRFLVWNITETHIQDRLTKQTFVFRSPTKEIMNSQLANLITKWNLLPH; encoded by the coding sequence ATGTATTCAGTACGAAAAGTCAAAACTAAGTCGGGATCTGTTGCGGTTCAGGTTGTCAGGTATGTTGGTCACAGATCGATTGTAGGCAAACATATTGGTAGCGCCAAAGACCAGATAGAAGAGGCTGTTTTGAGGCAAAGGGCATTGGAATGGATCGATGAACAAACCGCCCAGTTATCGTTGTTCCCTGCCCAAAAACAAAAACTTTTAGTTGTAGACAGGGGCGAATGCATTGGGGTGACGCACCACTTTGCTTTTCGGTTCTTCATGGGCTGTTTCGATGAATGCGGTTTATCCCATCTTCCCCGCCTGTTGCTTGATCTGGCCATTATGCGCCTTATCGAGCCTGCTTCAAAACTCCGCTCTGTTGAACTGCTGGGATATTACTTCGGCATTAAATATTCTCAACGGATTTACCGCAATATTCCAAAGTTGTCAGCATACAAGGCAGATATTGAGCAATGTGCTTACAGGGTGGCACAACAGAAGTTCAATGAACCTTTCTATTTTGTGCTGTACGATGTTACCACATTGTATTTCGAGTCGTTTAAGGCCGATGAGTTTAAAATACAAGGGTTCTCAAAGGACAACAAGTCACAGCAACCCCAAATTGTCATCGGGCTGCTGGTAACACAAACAGGGTTTCCACTGTCGTATCAGGTTTTTGCAGGCAACACATTCGAAGGAAAGACAATGCTCCCGGTTGTGGAAACGTTTACCTCAGCCCACCCGCAGACACGGCCAATTATTGTAGCCGATGCCGCAATGCTGGATGAAGAAAGGCTTGCCGAACTCAGGGAAAAGAAACTATCGTACATTGTTGGTGCACGGCTGGCCAATGCGGAACTTGGATTGGTAAAACAAATCCATGCAACATTGAACGGGAAACACGGTGCCATAGCCCGCTTTCCATCGCGATACGGTTATTTGGTGTGCGATTTTTCACTCAAACGGTATAAAAAGGAATTGAACGAGCTAAACAAGCTTGTTCAAAAAGCCGAAGAGCTGGTGGCAAAGCAGTCACTGAAAGTGAAGGCTCAATTTGTCAGGAAGGTTACTAAAGAAAAAATAGAACTCAACACGACATTGATAGAAAAAAGGAGGCTGTTGCTTGGAATTAAGGGGTATTGCACCAACTTGCCCGAACAACAACTGTCCAACCAAATGGTCATAGACCGTTACCACCAGCTCTGGCACATTGAACAATCGTTCCGCATGAGTAAGTTTGATTTGCAAACCCGCCCAATATACCATCAAAAACAAGAAGCGATCAAGGCTCACGTACTGATTTGTTTTGTCGCTCTGATAGCAGAAAAATACCTGGAAATAATCACCAAATTATCATTGAGGGAAATCCGGTTCCTTGTCTGGAACATAACAGAAACCCATATTCAAGACCGATTGACCAAACAAACATTTGTCTTCCGATCCCCCACAAAGGAAATCATGAATAGCCAACTTGCAAACCTTATTACCAAATGGAATCTGCTACCGCACTAA
- a CDS encoding MoaD/ThiS family protein — protein sequence MDKRAIKIICFAGLRKYFGSETTVHVESGDNYSVIIDGLKAINPEATEVLTSCRIAVNEAFVSLGDPIKTENAIFLIPPSSGG from the coding sequence ATGGATAAAAGAGCGATTAAAATTATCTGCTTTGCAGGACTCAGGAAATATTTCGGGAGCGAAACAACTGTTCATGTTGAATCCGGAGATAACTATTCAGTAATTATTGACGGATTAAAAGCCATCAACCCCGAAGCAACTGAAGTTTTAACGAGTTGCAGGATTGCTGTGAATGAAGCATTTGTTTCGTTAGGCGATCCGATAAAAACTGAAAACGCAATTTTTCTGATTCCGCCGTCAAGTGGAGGTTAA
- a CDS encoding helix-turn-helix domain-containing protein, with amino-acid sequence MSEVTRLNTVTEYNNMVGQETLHPLVSVVDFAKKEPFYYFRMQLGIYAIFLKDVKCGDMVYGVSTYDYEEGTLVFVAPNQVYGFADKSEKRQGKGKALVFHPDLIHGTTLGRNIKDYSFFLYEVNEALHLSTRERAIIDDCLEKIGYELEHAIDSHSKTLIVSYIELFLNYCKRFYERQFITRSNVNKDVLTRFEKVVDEYFSTNLPTELGLPSVSYCADKLFLSSNYLGDLLKKETGKSAQEHIQLKLIEIAKEKIYEPGKSISQIAYELGFKHPQHFARMFKKNTGFSPNEYRILN; translated from the coding sequence ATGAGCGAGGTTACCCGATTAAATACCGTTACCGAATACAACAATATGGTGGGACAGGAAACCTTGCATCCACTGGTAAGTGTTGTTGATTTTGCGAAAAAGGAACCTTTTTACTATTTCAGGATGCAACTGGGAATATATGCCATATTCCTGAAAGACGTGAAATGTGGTGACATGGTTTACGGCGTAAGTACCTACGATTATGAAGAAGGCACGTTAGTTTTCGTTGCTCCAAACCAGGTTTATGGCTTTGCAGATAAGAGCGAAAAGCGGCAGGGAAAAGGTAAGGCGTTAGTATTTCATCCTGATTTGATTCATGGTACAACGCTGGGAAGGAATATTAAAGATTATTCATTTTTCTTGTACGAAGTAAATGAGGCGCTGCACCTCTCTACAAGGGAAAGGGCTATTATTGATGATTGTTTGGAGAAGATCGGCTATGAATTGGAACATGCCATTGACTCGCACAGCAAAACCCTTATTGTTTCGTACATTGAATTGTTCCTGAATTACTGTAAACGCTTTTATGAGCGCCAGTTTATAACCCGAAGCAATGTCAATAAAGATGTTTTAACACGGTTTGAAAAGGTGGTAGATGAATACTTTTCAACTAATTTGCCCACTGAACTCGGACTGCCTTCGGTGAGTTATTGTGCCGATAAACTATTTCTATCGTCCAACTACCTGGGCGATTTGCTAAAAAAGGAAACCGGTAAATCGGCACAAGAGCACATTCAGTTGAAATTGATTGAAATTGCAAAGGAGAAAATTTACGAACCAGGCAAATCGATCAGCCAAATTGCTTACGAGTTAGGATTTAAGCACCCACAGCATTTTGCCCGAATGTTTAAGAAGAATACCGGATTTTCACCGAATGAATACCGGATTTTAAACTAG
- a CDS encoding (2Fe-2S)-binding protein produces the protein MAIFKLKVNRKEYQVDVDPSTPMLWVLRDHLNLVGTKFGCGMAQCGACTIHLDGVAVRSCITFVDSVGDKEITTIEGLSENGDHPLQQAWIEHDVPQCGYCQSGQIMNAAALLKVNPHPTDEEIESAMNGNICRCGTYTRIKAAIKTAANS, from the coding sequence ATGGCAATTTTTAAATTGAAAGTTAACAGAAAAGAATATCAGGTAGATGTTGATCCTTCAACTCCGATGCTTTGGGTACTCCGGGATCATCTCAATCTGGTAGGTACCAAGTTTGGCTGTGGAATGGCACAATGCGGCGCCTGCACCATTCACCTTGACGGTGTTGCAGTGCGTTCGTGTATAACCTTTGTGGATTCAGTAGGAGACAAAGAAATAACAACCATTGAAGGACTTTCTGAAAATGGAGATCATCCGCTTCAACAAGCATGGATTGAACATGATGTGCCGCAATGTGGTTATTGCCAGAGTGGACAAATAATGAACGCAGCAGCATTATTGAAAGTAAATCCACATCCAACCGATGAAGAAATTGAATCGGCCATGAATGGCAATATTTGCCGTTGTGGAACCTACACCCGAATCAAAGCAGCCATAAAAACTGCGGCCAATTCTTAA
- a CDS encoding xanthine dehydrogenase family protein molybdopterin-binding subunit: MTIVKTELNRRSFIKSSLLTGGGLLIGFNWLAAACSTSASKGQSIPDEWFEINGYLKIGENGVVTIMSPNPEIGQNVKTSMPMIVAEELDVDWKNVLVEQAPLNTAIFNRQLAGGSDSIKQSWPGLRMAGASARKMLMDAAAKKWNVPVEEITTELGILYHKNSGKKAGYGEVASAAAQLPVPKEVELKDLKDFKIIGTSKKNVDGHKIVVGQPLFGLDYKKEGMLIAMIVHPPAFGMKLKSFDATDVKTKPGIKDVFQIKLFNDDYKPQWCDTTSFTELVAIVGNSTWEVMSAKAYLKVEWEPFADYKIAMAGWGGDQLVNVPSGLESTADHNAKMVAAAAKPGKIERRDGNPEEAFKKAAKVIERTYTAPFLAHTPMEPMNFFADVSADNAILVGPIQSPEYMEKTLSARLGLPLEKIDIQMTRMGGGFGRRLYGHFMVEAALISQKVKAPVKLIYTREDEITFGIYRPAYHALYRAALDSNNNLTAFHVKMGGVPENALHANRFPAGAVDNYLAESWAIESNITVGAMRAPGSNFNAVAEQSFLDELAEAMGKDPIQFRLDLLKRAKENPVGEKNDYDAARYAGVIELVRDKSGWEKDSAGKNRGVAAYFCHSSYVANVVDITGDKDNPVIQKVYTAIDCGVVVNPDAAINMTEGAIVDGIGQSMYGQLTFSKGQPDQDNFDSYRLIRHTEAPKEIEVHFVQNEIHPTGLGEPPYPPVMGALANALYKATGDRYRHQPFIKNSFES, encoded by the coding sequence ATGACAATTGTAAAAACAGAACTCAATAGACGTTCATTTATAAAAAGTTCGTTGTTAACTGGTGGGGGTCTGCTGATTGGTTTTAACTGGCTGGCAGCAGCCTGCAGTACATCTGCATCTAAAGGACAGTCCATTCCTGACGAATGGTTTGAAATCAACGGTTATTTAAAGATCGGTGAAAATGGGGTGGTTACCATCATGTCGCCAAATCCTGAAATTGGCCAGAATGTAAAAACATCAATGCCCATGATTGTCGCGGAAGAACTGGATGTTGACTGGAAAAATGTGTTGGTTGAACAAGCTCCGTTAAACACAGCTATTTTTAACAGACAACTTGCTGGTGGAAGTGATTCCATAAAGCAAAGCTGGCCGGGTCTTCGAATGGCGGGGGCTTCAGCTCGAAAAATGCTGATGGATGCTGCTGCAAAAAAATGGAATGTACCGGTTGAAGAAATCACAACAGAACTTGGCATATTGTATCATAAAAATAGTGGCAAAAAAGCTGGTTATGGCGAAGTCGCTTCTGCCGCAGCCCAACTACCTGTCCCCAAAGAGGTCGAATTAAAAGACCTGAAAGATTTTAAAATCATTGGAACTTCTAAAAAAAATGTGGATGGGCATAAAATAGTGGTTGGCCAACCCTTGTTTGGCCTCGATTACAAAAAAGAAGGAATGCTAATTGCCATGATCGTCCATCCGCCGGCTTTTGGGATGAAACTGAAATCTTTCGATGCAACGGATGTAAAGACCAAACCTGGAATCAAAGACGTTTTTCAAATTAAATTATTTAACGACGACTATAAACCACAGTGGTGCGACACAACTTCGTTCACTGAACTGGTTGCCATTGTTGGCAATTCAACCTGGGAAGTAATGAGCGCCAAGGCGTATTTAAAAGTTGAATGGGAGCCCTTTGCGGATTATAAAATCGCCATGGCGGGTTGGGGAGGAGATCAGCTCGTTAATGTTCCATCCGGGCTTGAAAGTACGGCCGACCACAACGCCAAAATGGTGGCAGCAGCTGCCAAACCGGGTAAGATTGAGCGAAGAGATGGCAATCCGGAAGAAGCTTTTAAAAAAGCAGCCAAGGTGATTGAACGTACCTATACCGCACCATTTCTGGCACACACGCCGATGGAGCCCATGAACTTTTTTGCCGATGTATCTGCTGATAATGCGATATTAGTTGGACCAATTCAGTCTCCTGAATATATGGAAAAGACCTTGTCGGCACGGCTTGGTTTGCCACTTGAAAAAATTGACATTCAGATGACCCGGATGGGAGGTGGATTTGGACGACGCTTGTACGGACATTTTATGGTTGAAGCCGCATTGATTTCGCAAAAAGTAAAAGCGCCGGTTAAACTGATTTATACACGCGAAGATGAAATCACATTTGGCATTTATCGTCCGGCATATCACGCTTTGTATAGGGCCGCGTTGGATTCAAACAATAATCTCACTGCTTTTCATGTCAAAATGGGCGGAGTTCCTGAAAATGCACTCCATGCTAACCGGTTCCCTGCCGGAGCAGTAGATAATTACCTGGCCGAAAGTTGGGCCATTGAATCGAACATTACTGTTGGGGCAATGAGGGCACCTGGTTCCAACTTCAATGCCGTAGCGGAGCAGTCGTTCCTTGACGAGCTGGCAGAAGCAATGGGCAAAGATCCCATCCAGTTTCGTCTCGATCTATTGAAAAGGGCAAAGGAAAATCCGGTGGGCGAGAAAAACGATTACGATGCAGCCCGTTATGCCGGAGTAATTGAATTGGTGCGCGACAAATCAGGCTGGGAAAAAGATTCTGCCGGAAAGAATCGCGGAGTTGCGGCCTATTTTTGTCATAGTTCGTATGTGGCAAATGTGGTGGATATCACCGGAGATAAAGATAATCCTGTCATTCAAAAAGTTTATACTGCTATCGACTGTGGGGTTGTTGTGAATCCGGATGCTGCAATTAACATGACCGAAGGTGCCATCGTGGACGGAATTGGACAGTCCATGTATGGACAGCTCACATTTAGTAAAGGTCAACCAGATCAGGATAATTTCGATTCTTATCGTTTGATCCGGCATACCGAAGCTCCCAAAGAGATTGAAGTTCACTTTGTTCAGAATGAGATTCATCCAACAGGCCTTGGCGAACCACCTTATCCACCGGTTATGGGCGCATTGGCAAATGCTTTATACAAAGCAACCGGTGATAGATACCGCCATCAACCATTCATTAAAAACAGTTTTGAATCATAA
- a CDS encoding molybdenum cofactor biosynthesis protein MoaE, whose translation MKHLQHTDLNYSELFDEFRNPNSGAVVLFSGEVRDNNKGREVTHLEYEAYEPMANKMIEEILKEAISRFKLNQAICAHRLGRVEISGCAVVVITGAGHRKEAYDANQFIIDKVKNEVPIWKHEFFTDGTSEWGQNCDCVIGTGEHEHDHHHEKAE comes from the coding sequence ATGAAACATCTGCAACATACAGACCTGAATTACAGCGAACTTTTCGACGAATTCCGAAATCCGAATAGTGGGGCAGTGGTGCTTTTCAGTGGCGAAGTTCGTGACAATAACAAGGGCAGGGAAGTTACACATCTGGAATATGAAGCTTACGAGCCCATGGCGAATAAAATGATTGAGGAGATTTTGAAGGAAGCCATTTCCCGGTTCAAACTGAACCAGGCTATTTGCGCTCATCGTTTGGGACGGGTTGAGATTAGCGGTTGTGCGGTGGTGGTCATCACCGGCGCTGGGCACCGAAAGGAGGCTTATGACGCGAATCAATTTATTATCGACAAGGTAAAAAATGAAGTGCCCATCTGGAAACACGAGTTTTTTACTGACGGCACCAGTGAATGGGGACAAAATTGCGATTGTGTTATTGGCACGGGCGAACACGAACATGATCACCATCATGAGAAAGCTGAGTAA
- a CDS encoding T9SS type A sorting domain-containing protein has protein sequence MFYFLSDCLPESTRSNTLVIYPNPGKGIFTVLGENVNSVRVTRLSGKVVCVSQTPIFDLSNQPTSIYFVAVKTDQTTVVKKIIKN, from the coding sequence ATCTTCTATTTCCTGTCTGATTGTCTCCCGGAATCAACTCGTAGCAATACCTTAGTTATTTATCCAAATCCGGGGAAAGGAATATTTACTGTGCTGGGCGAAAATGTTAACAGTGTTAGGGTAACCCGCCTTTCCGGAAAAGTTGTTTGCGTCAGCCAAACACCGATCTTCGATCTTTCCAATCAGCCTACCAGTATCTATTTTGTTGCGGTCAAGACTGATCAGACAACAGTTGTTAAGAAGATTATCAAGAATTAG
- a CDS encoding iron-containing alcohol dehydrogenase, which translates to MKAFTYYNPTRIEFGKGKEKNIGQFIAEYGITKVLIVYGSERIRKSGLFDTVADSLTDNKISYEALGGVQSNPVLSKVYEGVALAKSSGAEAVLAVGGGSVLDSSKAIAAGATYDGDVWDFFTYKAVPNKALKIFDIITLAATGSEMNNFAVVTKEETKEKFNLAGAATFPTVSVINPELQATVTNEYLVYSAADIFAHSLDMYLSATYLPEHMAGYVENILKTVIRTTEILLKDASNYEARAEFAWAATQALNFTTFCGVENNRYDTHFIEHTLSAEYNIAHGAGLSIVMPAWMKWQKNNLPERFVQFAKNMFNVDGADAGIEALKQWYQKIGAPVTLKEGNIPEEDIPVLVEKLSVVAKMWGAEGLYTKEMITTVLENAK; encoded by the coding sequence ATGAAAGCATTCACGTATTACAACCCAACCAGAATAGAGTTCGGAAAAGGAAAAGAAAAAAACATCGGACAATTTATCGCTGAATACGGCATAACAAAAGTTCTGATTGTTTACGGTTCGGAAAGAATCAGAAAAAGCGGTTTGTTTGATACCGTAGCTGATTCATTAACTGACAACAAAATCAGTTACGAAGCGCTAGGCGGAGTGCAAAGCAACCCGGTTTTAAGCAAAGTTTATGAAGGCGTTGCATTGGCTAAATCATCGGGTGCTGAAGCTGTTTTGGCAGTTGGAGGCGGTTCGGTGCTCGACTCGTCGAAAGCCATTGCCGCTGGTGCAACTTACGATGGCGACGTTTGGGATTTTTTCACCTACAAAGCTGTTCCCAACAAAGCATTGAAGATTTTTGATATTATAACGCTTGCTGCAACCGGTAGCGAAATGAACAATTTTGCTGTGGTGACCAAAGAAGAAACCAAAGAGAAATTCAACCTGGCCGGGGCTGCAACTTTTCCAACTGTTTCAGTTATAAATCCTGAACTTCAGGCTACCGTAACAAACGAATATTTGGTTTATTCGGCTGCCGATATTTTTGCGCATAGTTTGGATATGTACCTGTCGGCCACTTATTTGCCTGAACATATGGCCGGATACGTTGAGAATATCCTGAAAACTGTTATCCGTACCACCGAAATTCTGCTTAAAGATGCAAGTAACTACGAAGCCCGTGCCGAATTTGCCTGGGCTGCCACACAAGCATTGAACTTCACCACTTTCTGCGGCGTTGAAAACAACCGCTACGACACTCACTTTATAGAACACACCTTATCGGCTGAGTACAATATTGCCCACGGAGCAGGCTTGTCGATTGTAATGCCAGCCTGGATGAAATGGCAAAAGAACAATCTGCCCGAACGCTTCGTACAATTCGCCAAAAACATGTTTAATGTTGATGGCGCTGATGCCGGAATTGAGGCTTTGAAACAATGGTATCAGAAAATTGGAGCCCCGGTAACTTTAAAAGAAGGCAACATTCCGGAAGAAGATATTCCCGTGTTGGTTGAAAAGTTATCGGTAGTTGCTAAAATGTGGGGCGCTGAAGGCTTATATACGAAAGAGATGATAACCACCGTATTGGAAAATGCGAAATAA